Proteins co-encoded in one Arachis hypogaea cultivar Tifrunner chromosome 13, arahy.Tifrunner.gnm2.J5K5, whole genome shotgun sequence genomic window:
- the LOC112733765 gene encoding uncharacterized protein, which produces MTSFAEAISRLALSSNNNQLTSQPSSSSALPSQPLPNPKGGLNTITLRSGTTLQERSHKETTLDKDIVEVEDKEEVQKVVEEEVAQVRERGSKEDMLKEAIPISFSSLAKRTKKQLELDPKMVDIFKKVEERINELETIPLGSLIFALMGAISEKCGDPVPCLVSCTIGGVQFMDCMCDLGACVSIIPLSVYDELNLLPLKRLAELFVLADKSIISVVGIAEDVLVSIKGLTFSIDFCILEMPPKDFGKPSSILLGRPFLKTSQFKLDAFSGTYSFGIDGRAISFNLDKAIKHPPEDHSIFRCDIVDEVVAEVHPEILDEMNLSKRASVES; this is translated from the exons ATGACCTCCTTTGCCGAAGCCATATCCCGATTAGCTCTATCTTCCAACAATAACCAACTCACCTCTCAACCTTCAAGCTCAAGTGCACTTCCCTCTCAACCActacctaaccccaagggtggccTCAATACCATCACCTTGAGGTCTGGCACCACACTACAAGAGAGAAGTCATAAGGAGACCACTCTAGATAAAGACATTGTTGAGGTGGAAGATAAGGAAGAAGTACAAAAAGTTGTTGAAGAGGAAGTTGCTCAAGTAAGAGAAAGAGGTTCTAAAGAAGATATGCTGAAAGAAGCCATTCCAATCTCATTTTCAAGCTTGGCAAAGAGGACCAAAAAGCAATTGGAGTTAGATCCAAAGATGGTGgatatcttcaaaaaggttgag GAAAGAATTAATGAATTGGAAACTATTCCTTTGGGTAGTTTAATTTTTGCTTTAATGGGTGCTATTTCTGaaaaatgtggggatcctgtaCCTTGCTTAGTTTCTTGCACTATAGGTGGTGTACAATTTATGGATTGTATGTGTGATCTTGGTGCTTGTGTGAGTATTATACCTTTGTCTGTTTATGATGAATTGAACCTTCTACCCTTGAAACGGTTGGCGGAACTCTTTGTTTTGGCCGACAAAAGTATTATTTCTGTGGTTGGTATTGctgaggatgtcttagtgagcaTCAAGGGATTGACTTTTTCGATTGATTTTtgcatccttgagatgcctcctAAGGATTTCGGGAAACCGTCATCCATCTTATTAGGGAGGCCCTTCTTGAAGACCTCTCAGTTTAAACTTGATGCATTCTCAGGCACCTACTCATTTGGGATTGACGGTAGAGCGATAAGCTTTAATTTAGATAAGGCTATAAAGCATCCACCGGAAGACCACTCTATCTTCCGGTGTGACATTGTTGATGAGGTTGTGGCCGAGGTTCACCCTGAGATCCTTGATGAGATGAATTTGAGCAAAAGGGCAAGTGTGGAAAGCTAA